The following coding sequences lie in one Gadus macrocephalus chromosome 1, ASM3116895v1 genomic window:
- the mgll gene encoding monoglyceride lipase — translation MPEPGDPRKTPQGVPYADLKHIVNADGLHLFCRYWEPEAQPRALVYVAHGAGEHSGPYDEIALRLKELSLLVFAHDHVGHGQSEGDRMIIKDFQVYVRDSLQHIDLMKAQHPSLPVFILGHSMGGAISILTASERANDFAGVVLISPLVQMNPDSATPFKVFVAKVMNQLAPSLPLGSIQSNWISRDHKKVEAYDQDTLNYHGGLRVSFAMQLMGAVERIQRVIPAIAWPFLLLQGDTDKLCDISGARLMFEQAASADKKLKVYEGAYHALHHELPEVSESVLKELTSWLTERLSPPQ, via the exons ATGCCCGAGCCGGGAGATCCACGGAAGACCCCACAGGGTGTCCCCTACGCCGACCTAAAGCACATCGTAAACGCCGACGGACTGCACTTGTTCTGCCGCTACTGGGAGCCCGAGGCACAGCCAAG GGCCCTGGTGTACGTAGCACACGGTGCGGGAGAACACAGTGGGCCCTACGATGAGATCGCCCTCAGACTGAAGGAGCTCTCGCTCCTGGTGTTTGCCCATGACCACG TGGGCCACGGTCAGAGCGAGGGAGATAGGATGATCATCAAGGACTTCCAGGTGTATGTCCGGGACTCTCTGCAGCACATCGACCTGATGAAGGCCCAGCAcccctctctgcctgtcttcATCCTGGGCCACTCCATG GGCGGGGCCATCTCCATCCTGACAGCGAGTGAGAGAGCCAATGACTTTGCGGGCGTGGTACTGATCTCTCCCCTGGTCCAGATGAACCCGGATTCAGCGACGCCCTTCAAA GTGTTTGTGGCCAAGGTGATGAACCAGTTGGCCCCCAGCCTCCCTCTGGGCTCCATCCAGTCCAATTGGATCTCACGGGACCACAAAAAG GTGGAGGCGTACGACCAGGACACGCTCAACTACCACGGCGGGCTGCGCGTGTCGTTCGCCATGCAGCTGATGGGGGCGGTGGAGCGCATCCAGCGGGTGATCCCGGCCATCGCCTGGCCCTTCCTGCTGCTCCAGGGGGACACCGACAAGCTGTGCGACATCAGCGGCGCCCGGCTGATGTTCGAGCAGGCGGCGAGCGCCGACAAGAAGCTCAAG GTATATGAGGGAGCCTACCACGCTCTTCATCACGAGCTACCAGAGGTTTCCGAGTCGGTCCTCAAGGAATTAACGTCATGGTTAACAGAGCGACTGTCACCTCCCCAATAA